A region of Paenibacillus sp. JNUCC-31 DNA encodes the following proteins:
- a CDS encoding PRC-barrel domain-containing protein, producing the protein MKLQEMIGLAVFDVEDGKQVGKIQDFIVNDDWKIEGIELENKGLFTSHVKIVQWQDIVAYGEDAVMIRNQQAVRKAEADDIKHTYLLGQSKLKEMSVLTEEGLLLGRVSDVYFDQELGNTIIGIEITDGFVSDLIEGRKWLPCTSDMSIGESAIMVPPLSEQRLENAIHSVNG; encoded by the coding sequence ATGAAGCTTCAGGAAATGATCGGACTTGCCGTTTTTGATGTTGAAGATGGGAAGCAGGTCGGTAAAATCCAGGATTTCATTGTGAATGACGATTGGAAAATTGAAGGCATTGAACTTGAAAACAAAGGCCTGTTTACCAGTCATGTCAAAATCGTGCAGTGGCAAGATATCGTTGCCTACGGCGAAGATGCCGTCATGATCCGTAATCAACAGGCTGTCCGCAAGGCGGAAGCCGACGACATAAAACACACGTACCTCCTCGGCCAGTCTAAATTAAAGGAGATGTCCGTGCTCACCGAAGAAGGTTTGCTGCTTGGACGTGTCTCCGATGTTTATTTTGACCAGGAGTTGGGAAATACAATAATAGGGATTGAAATTACGGACGGTTTTGTGTCCGATTTGATTGAGGGCCGCAAATGGCTGCCATGTACAAGCGATATGTCCATCGGGGAAAGTGCCATTATGGTGCCGCCGCTGAGTGAACAACGCTTGGAAAATGCCATTCATTCTGTTAATGGATAG
- a CDS encoding AI-2E family transporter → MEQLTKNKLFRYAIWLLLGLIILYFIWLLRPLLLHIYGFLKTVLAPFIVALIISYVLNPIVSMLGGRKVPRTIAVLLIYAFFLTCIGVILMNVIPVLIEQLEELNEHMPELSMRAQSLMNNMDHKLMPPSVRTGMNSWFFQMEDRLTQGITKLMDNIGTTINVLFNVFIVPFLIFYMLKDFEVFERTIVAYLPRSRRKAIVSVMKEIDTALGNYIRGQFIVCVIVGIFAYIGYIVIDMPYALLLASIVAVFNIVPYLGPFLGAAPAVVMASTVSFKMVLFVVIVNTLCQVLESNVISPQVVGRTLHLHPLSIIFALLVGGELAGIVGLILAVPVFAVLKVIVQHFFAYYIKRRTD, encoded by the coding sequence GTGGAGCAATTAACCAAGAACAAGCTGTTCCGTTATGCCATCTGGCTGCTACTCGGATTGATTATTCTATATTTTATCTGGCTGCTGAGGCCATTGCTGCTTCATATATATGGATTTCTGAAAACAGTGCTGGCACCTTTTATTGTGGCCCTCATCATATCCTATGTGCTCAATCCGATTGTAAGCATGCTGGGAGGGCGCAAAGTCCCTCGAACCATTGCCGTGCTGTTAATCTATGCTTTTTTCCTCACCTGTATCGGGGTCATCCTGATGAATGTCATTCCGGTGTTGATTGAACAGTTGGAGGAACTGAACGAGCATATGCCTGAGCTGTCGATGCGTGCCCAGAGTCTGATGAACAATATGGATCACAAATTAATGCCGCCAAGTGTGCGCACAGGTATGAACAGCTGGTTTTTCCAGATGGAGGATCGGCTGACCCAAGGGATCACGAAGCTGATGGATAATATCGGGACAACCATTAATGTATTGTTCAACGTGTTTATCGTGCCATTTCTCATTTTCTATATGTTAAAAGATTTTGAGGTATTCGAGCGTACGATTGTGGCGTACCTGCCCCGCTCACGGCGTAAGGCCATTGTTTCGGTGATGAAAGAGATAGATACGGCCTTGGGAAACTATATTCGAGGACAATTTATCGTCTGTGTGATTGTGGGCATCTTTGCGTATATCGGTTACATCGTCATTGATATGCCTTATGCACTGCTGCTCGCCAGCATTGTCGCTGTATTTAACATCGTGCCTTATCTTGGCCCGTTTCTGGGAGCAGCTCCTGCGGTGGTGATGGCTTCTACGGTATCGTTCAAAATGGTGCTCTTCGTTGTCATTGTGAACACACTGTGCCAGGTGCTGGAGAGCAACGTCATCTCCCCTCAAGTGGTAGGGCGGACGCTGCATTTGCATCCGTTGTCGATTATCTTCGCGCTCCTTGTGGGAGGCGAACTGGCGGGCATAGTAGGTCTCATTCTGGCAGTGCCAGTCTTTGCTGTTCTGAAAGTCATTGTGCAGCACTTTTTTGCCTATTACATCAAACGAAGAACGGACTGA
- the ruvX gene encoding Holliday junction resolvase RuvX, with amino-acid sequence MKILGLDYGDRRIGVAASDAFGWTAQGLEVLERRRDEGEFARIAELVREHEISEIVVGLPKNMNGTVGPRGEICIAFAERLRGELNLPVHLWDERLTTMAAERTLLEADVSRKKRKQVVDKMAASLILQNYLDANSKR; translated from the coding sequence ATGAAAATATTAGGTTTGGACTATGGGGACCGAAGAATCGGAGTTGCCGCTAGTGACGCCTTCGGTTGGACTGCCCAGGGATTGGAAGTACTTGAACGCCGCCGGGATGAAGGTGAGTTCGCTCGGATCGCGGAGCTTGTGCGTGAGCATGAGATCAGCGAGATTGTGGTCGGACTTCCCAAAAACATGAACGGCACCGTAGGGCCGCGTGGTGAAATCTGCATCGCTTTTGCCGAACGCCTGCGGGGCGAACTGAATTTACCTGTTCACCTTTGGGATGAACGACTGACAACCATGGCAGCTGAACGAACGCTGCTTGAAGCGGATGTTAGTCGCAAAAAACGCAAGCAGGTTGTGGACAAAATGGCCGCAAGCTTGATTTTGCAAAATTATTTGGATGCCAATAGTAAAAGGTGA
- a CDS encoding DUF1292 domain-containing protein — translation MTEYSREDLKWTDSLRLAFGAHVELEEENGKSHPYDLLAEFEVKGQQYAVLRSSLRPYDEVELLRVLPGSEGQIMPELVTIDDDDEWENISELYDECTLPIDED, via the coding sequence ATGACAGAATACAGCCGCGAAGACTTGAAATGGACAGATTCGCTGCGTCTGGCTTTTGGTGCTCATGTTGAGCTGGAAGAAGAGAACGGTAAATCGCATCCGTATGACTTGCTGGCCGAGTTTGAAGTAAAGGGTCAGCAGTATGCGGTGCTCCGCAGTTCACTCCGTCCTTATGACGAAGTTGAACTTCTGCGGGTTTTGCCGGGAAGTGAAGGCCAGATCATGCCGGAATTAGTCACGATTGACGATGATGATGAGTGGGAGAACATCTCTGAACTTTATGATGAGTGTACACTCCCCATTGACGAAGATTAA
- the mltG gene encoding endolytic transglycosylase MltG, translating to MKGKAILVLLLVIVVAAGGAGVYVWSMMRPVQASTEPIVFEIKSGSGTSKIADQLEQEGLIRSGLAFKGYLKWKKQGSNFMAGTYSLNPGVTYDELINKLNNGEVVPESMVKFTIPEGYTVLQMADKLSAEGIVNREEFMKLANDPSAFDINIIKDVPVDEEMRYALEGYLFPETYELKEGSSTKEVMQRMLEEFQTKVNSIPDLASKLKERNLSLHEVLTIASLVEREVVVDQERALVAGVIYNRINQDMKLEIDATVQYLLDKPKARLLFKDLKVQSPYNTYLNKGLPPGPIASPSLASIEAALNPEASDYLFYVTKKDGSFGHLFAKTYKEHQQNIAKSKAAQ from the coding sequence TTGAAAGGAAAAGCGATATTAGTCCTTCTGCTAGTCATCGTGGTTGCTGCCGGAGGAGCAGGTGTATATGTCTGGAGCATGATGCGTCCGGTACAAGCATCCACCGAACCGATTGTGTTCGAGATCAAGAGCGGATCAGGAACGTCCAAAATTGCAGACCAGCTGGAGCAAGAAGGTCTGATTCGAAGTGGTTTAGCCTTTAAGGGATATCTGAAATGGAAAAAACAAGGGTCAAATTTTATGGCAGGTACATATTCCTTGAATCCAGGCGTGACATACGATGAGCTTATTAATAAGCTGAATAACGGTGAAGTTGTGCCGGAATCGATGGTGAAGTTTACTATCCCTGAGGGATACACGGTGCTGCAAATGGCGGACAAACTATCTGCTGAAGGCATTGTGAATCGTGAGGAATTTATGAAGCTTGCGAATGATCCATCTGCTTTTGATATCAACATTATCAAGGATGTTCCGGTAGATGAAGAAATGCGATATGCACTGGAAGGGTACCTGTTCCCTGAGACGTATGAGCTGAAAGAGGGAAGTTCTACTAAAGAAGTCATGCAGCGAATGCTTGAGGAGTTCCAGACCAAGGTCAATTCTATTCCTGATTTGGCGTCCAAACTCAAGGAGAGAAATCTGTCTTTGCATGAGGTGTTAACCATTGCATCGCTTGTTGAGAGAGAAGTCGTGGTGGATCAGGAACGCGCGTTGGTTGCCGGGGTGATATATAATCGGATCAACCAGGATATGAAACTGGAGATTGATGCCACAGTGCAGTATTTATTGGATAAACCGAAGGCCAGATTGTTGTTCAAGGATCTGAAGGTGCAGAGTCCCTATAATACGTATCTGAACAAAGGGCTACCACCGGGACCGATTGCAAGTCCAAGTCTGGCATCCATTGAGGCAGCGTTGAATCCGGAAGCTTCGGATTACCTGTTCTATGTGACCAAGAAGGATGGTTCATTCGGACATCTGTTTGCCAAGACCTACAAGGAACACCAGCAAAATATAGCCAAAAGTAAGGCTGCGCAATAA
- the alaS gene encoding alanine--tRNA ligase yields the protein MKASEIRSKWIEFFASKGHKIEPSASLVPHNDPSLLWINAGMAPLKPYFDGREKPENPRLANSQKCIRTNDIENVGKTRRHHTFFEMLGNFSIGDYFKEETITWAWEFLTSKEWIGFDPERLSVTVYPEDEEAFKLWNEKVGLPAERIIKLDENFWDIGEGPCGPCTEIFYDRGEAYGNDMNDPEMYPGGENERYLEVWNLVFSQFNHNKDGSYTPLPNKNIDTGAGLERFASILQNVDSNFDTDLFQPMIQRTAALAGVKYNDSVEIDVALKVIADHIRTVAFAVGDGVLPSNEGRGYVIRRLLRRAVRYGKVLGLDRPFLYELTTTVGEVMGVYYPEVVDKQEFIAKVIKTEEERFHETLSDGLAILADISVGAKSEGRTVISGPEAFKLYDTYGFPFDLTEDYAAEHGLTVDREGFDASMQEQRDRARAGRQESESMKVQGGPLADLAVKSEFVGYNDLLTEAKVVAIVAGDALVDSVSEGQTCQVILDKTPFYAESGGQVSDQGLLRGAGVTAKVQGLFKAPLGQHVHLVTVESGELRVGEVINAEVDASKRGDIIKNHTATHLLHKALKDVLGTHVNQAGSLVEPQRLRFDFSHFGSITPEELTEIERQVNEQIWNRLNVNIELKAIDEAKEMGAMALFGEKYGDIVRVVQIGDYSLELCGGCHVNNTSEIGIFKLVSESGIGSGVRRIEAVTGRGAYLYVESQLELLKQSASLLKANVADVPKRIEGLNQQLKEAARETESLQSKLSAMEAGALTDQVVQAGNTQLLAARVDAPNMDALRTVADELKVKLPNAVLVLGAPADGKVNFVVAVPAEQVKQGLHAGKIVKEVAAVCGGGGGGRPDMAQAGGKDATKLDEALKLAVSLVSGHTA from the coding sequence ATGAAAGCCAGTGAAATCCGGTCCAAATGGATAGAATTTTTTGCAAGTAAAGGTCACAAAATTGAGCCGAGCGCATCGCTCGTACCTCACAATGATCCATCCCTTCTGTGGATCAATGCAGGCATGGCACCGCTGAAACCGTATTTTGACGGTCGGGAGAAACCGGAGAATCCGCGTCTGGCAAACTCCCAAAAATGTATTCGTACAAACGATATTGAAAATGTCGGTAAAACTCGTCGTCACCATACGTTCTTCGAAATGCTCGGCAACTTCTCCATCGGAGATTACTTCAAGGAAGAGACCATTACCTGGGCATGGGAATTTCTCACAAGCAAAGAATGGATCGGTTTCGATCCGGAACGTCTCTCGGTAACGGTATATCCTGAAGACGAAGAGGCTTTCAAACTGTGGAACGAAAAAGTGGGATTGCCTGCTGAGCGTATCATTAAATTGGATGAGAACTTCTGGGATATTGGGGAAGGTCCGTGTGGACCTTGTACCGAAATCTTCTATGATCGTGGCGAAGCTTACGGCAATGACATGAATGATCCCGAGATGTATCCAGGCGGCGAAAACGAACGTTACCTGGAAGTATGGAACCTGGTGTTCTCCCAGTTCAATCATAACAAGGACGGCAGCTACACACCGCTTCCAAACAAAAATATTGATACTGGCGCAGGGCTGGAGCGCTTTGCATCCATTCTGCAAAATGTGGATTCCAACTTTGATACCGATCTGTTCCAACCGATGATTCAAAGAACAGCGGCTCTTGCCGGTGTGAAATATAATGACAGCGTAGAGATTGACGTTGCTCTGAAAGTGATTGCCGACCATATTCGTACGGTTGCCTTTGCTGTAGGTGATGGTGTTCTGCCAAGCAATGAAGGACGCGGATATGTAATTCGCCGTCTTCTCCGTCGTGCAGTACGTTACGGTAAAGTGCTGGGGCTGGACCGTCCGTTCCTGTATGAACTGACAACAACAGTCGGTGAAGTGATGGGAGTGTATTACCCAGAGGTGGTAGACAAGCAAGAATTTATCGCCAAAGTGATCAAAACGGAAGAAGAGCGTTTCCACGAAACACTTAGCGACGGACTGGCTATTCTGGCAGATATCAGTGTCGGGGCCAAATCCGAAGGTCGCACGGTAATCAGTGGTCCGGAAGCATTCAAACTGTATGACACATACGGATTCCCGTTTGACCTGACCGAAGATTACGCAGCAGAGCATGGCTTGACAGTAGATCGTGAAGGATTCGATGCTTCGATGCAAGAGCAACGTGATCGGGCACGTGCTGGCCGTCAGGAAAGCGAAAGCATGAAGGTTCAAGGTGGACCACTTGCCGATCTGGCGGTTAAAAGTGAGTTTGTTGGTTATAATGACCTGTTGACGGAAGCAAAAGTGGTAGCCATTGTAGCCGGTGATGCGCTGGTAGACTCCGTAAGCGAAGGACAGACCTGTCAGGTCATTTTGGACAAGACTCCGTTCTATGCGGAAAGTGGCGGACAAGTGAGTGATCAGGGCTTGCTGCGCGGAGCTGGCGTAACGGCAAAAGTGCAAGGTTTGTTCAAAGCTCCGCTGGGACAACATGTGCATCTGGTGACGGTAGAATCCGGTGAATTGCGTGTGGGTGAAGTGATTAATGCTGAAGTGGATGCATCCAAACGTGGCGATATTATCAAAAACCATACCGCTACCCATTTGCTGCACAAAGCGCTCAAGGATGTGCTTGGAACTCATGTGAATCAGGCAGGATCACTCGTAGAGCCTCAACGTCTGCGCTTTGACTTCTCCCACTTCGGCAGCATTACGCCAGAAGAATTAACAGAGATCGAGCGGCAGGTAAATGAGCAGATCTGGAATCGTCTGAATGTAAACATTGAATTGAAAGCTATTGATGAAGCCAAAGAAATGGGCGCTATGGCACTGTTCGGTGAAAAATACGGCGATATCGTACGTGTGGTACAAATCGGGGACTATAGTTTGGAACTTTGTGGCGGCTGTCACGTAAACAATACTTCAGAGATCGGTATTTTCAAGCTGGTGAGCGAGAGCGGAATCGGCTCCGGTGTACGCCGGATCGAAGCTGTTACTGGCCGTGGCGCGTATCTGTATGTAGAAAGTCAACTTGAATTGCTCAAACAATCCGCATCCCTGCTCAAAGCGAATGTGGCGGACGTGCCTAAACGCATTGAAGGTTTGAATCAGCAATTGAAGGAAGCTGCCAGAGAGACTGAATCTTTGCAAAGCAAGCTGAGTGCCATGGAAGCAGGCGCTTTGACAGATCAAGTGGTACAAGCAGGAAATACACAATTGCTTGCAGCTCGTGTGGATGCACCGAATATGGATGCCCTGCGTACAGTAGCTGATGAATTAAAAGTAAAATTGCCTAACGCTGTACTCGTATTGGGTGCTCCAGCCGATGGCAAAGTGAATTTCGTTGTAGCTGTCCCTGCTGAACAGGTGAAACAAGGGCTTCATGCAGGAAAAATCGTCAAGGAAGTTGCGGCAGTATGCGGCGGCGGAGGTGGCGGACGTCCTGATATGGCGCAAGCCGGAGGCAAGGACGCGACCAAGCTGGATGAAGCACTGAAACTTGCGGTTTCACTGGTTAGTGGGCATACTGCATAA
- a CDS encoding cysteine desulfurase family protein, producing the protein MKRIYLDHAASTPMHPQVAEAMMKVMTGQYGNASSIHAFGREAKRTVSGARDAIAASLGCFPDELVFTGGGTESDNLAIFGAVSARKEKGRHIITTAIEHHAVLHTCQELERQGYDVTYLPVDEYGRIRLEELKDAIRPDTVLITMMYANNEVGTIQPIREIGELARQHDILFHTDAVQALGIQDISCKELPVDLISFSAHKINGPQGVGVLYVRRGIVLEARSHGGLQERQRRAGTENIAGIAGFAEALKLSGEQAEARREHDLALRSLLLEQLEKQVGAEHFHVNGHPEYTLPNILNISFPEVSTETMLMNLDMEGIAVASGSACTSGSLEVSHVLKAMNLPDTFLHSAIRFSWGLGNTTEEIMITAEKIGTILGRLRNRA; encoded by the coding sequence ATGAAAAGAATATATTTGGATCACGCCGCATCGACACCTATGCATCCACAAGTCGCGGAAGCGATGATGAAAGTGATGACAGGACAATATGGCAATGCATCGAGCATCCATGCCTTTGGGAGGGAAGCCAAACGGACCGTCAGTGGAGCAAGGGATGCCATTGCGGCGTCTTTGGGTTGTTTCCCGGATGAGCTCGTATTCACCGGAGGTGGCACGGAAAGCGACAATTTAGCGATATTTGGTGCAGTTTCAGCGAGAAAAGAAAAGGGACGACATATCATTACAACAGCCATTGAACATCATGCTGTACTGCATACGTGTCAGGAGCTGGAGCGCCAAGGCTATGACGTGACCTATTTGCCTGTAGATGAATACGGAAGAATACGTCTGGAAGAGCTGAAAGATGCCATTCGGCCGGATACAGTGCTGATCACGATGATGTATGCCAATAATGAAGTGGGCACGATTCAGCCGATCCGCGAAATTGGTGAACTGGCTCGTCAACATGATATTTTGTTTCATACCGATGCAGTTCAGGCTCTTGGAATCCAGGACATTTCATGCAAAGAACTGCCTGTGGATCTGATTAGCTTCTCTGCTCATAAAATCAATGGCCCTCAAGGCGTGGGTGTATTATATGTGCGGCGCGGAATTGTGCTGGAAGCGAGATCTCATGGTGGCCTTCAGGAACGGCAGCGACGGGCCGGTACCGAGAATATAGCGGGTATAGCTGGATTTGCGGAGGCGTTGAAATTATCAGGAGAACAAGCGGAGGCGCGCCGTGAACATGATCTGGCATTGCGATCATTGCTGCTGGAACAACTGGAGAAACAGGTAGGAGCGGAGCATTTTCACGTCAACGGACATCCGGAATATACACTACCCAATATCCTGAACATTAGCTTTCCGGAAGTATCCACGGAGACGATGCTCATGAATCTGGACATGGAAGGCATCGCAGTTGCGAGCGGTTCGGCATGTACTTCCGGTTCCCTCGAAGTATCCCATGTGCTGAAAGCGATGAATCTGCCAGATACATTTTTGCATTCCGCGATTCGTTTTAGCTGGGGATTGGGTAATACTACGGAAGAAATCATGATAACCGCCGAAAAAATTGGAACCATTCTGGGGCGACTGCGTAATAGAGCCTAA
- a CDS encoding peptidase U32 family protein, translated as MSTKHELLVTAANVKEAEALLQAGADALLIGDDRFGMRLPGSFSVEETAEVVAIAARHQARVYVSMNNLMSNELLKELPEYVQAMGKIGVHAVEFNDPSVLAAIKEHAPHIRLHWNAEMTSTNYATANYWGTKGASRVVLARELNMDELTEMVPFLKVEAQVQVHGMTNIYHSKRSLVQSYMAHQGRPVEGNLGKERGLFLIEAERRDEKFPIYEDVNGTHIMSSEDICILEDLHLLMEAGVHSFKIEGMLKPLAYNEAVVRAYRTALDSYAADADAYAFCEEWLDEVRQLQDPERELSFGFFYKEQVY; from the coding sequence ATGAGTACAAAACATGAACTGCTCGTAACGGCGGCAAATGTGAAAGAGGCAGAAGCACTGCTACAAGCAGGGGCAGATGCTTTGTTAATTGGGGATGATCGCTTTGGCATGCGTCTTCCCGGCAGCTTCAGTGTGGAAGAGACAGCCGAAGTGGTTGCCATTGCAGCCAGACATCAGGCTCGTGTCTATGTATCCATGAACAATCTGATGTCCAACGAGTTGCTGAAAGAATTGCCGGAATATGTCCAGGCAATGGGCAAGATCGGTGTCCACGCTGTGGAGTTTAACGATCCGTCCGTGCTCGCAGCTATTAAGGAGCATGCCCCGCATATCCGGCTGCACTGGAATGCCGAGATGACATCGACCAACTATGCAACGGCGAACTACTGGGGAACCAAAGGCGCGAGTCGTGTCGTGCTTGCTCGGGAGCTGAATATGGACGAGTTGACCGAAATGGTCCCTTTTCTGAAGGTGGAAGCCCAGGTTCAAGTGCATGGGATGACGAATATTTACCATTCCAAACGAAGTTTGGTACAAAGTTATATGGCTCATCAGGGACGCCCGGTAGAAGGGAACCTGGGTAAAGAACGTGGTTTATTCCTGATCGAGGCTGAACGCCGGGATGAGAAGTTTCCGATCTATGAAGATGTGAATGGAACACACATTATGAGTTCAGAGGATATCTGTATTCTTGAAGATCTTCACCTGTTGATGGAAGCAGGGGTACACAGTTTCAAAATTGAAGGCATGTTAAAACCGCTTGCATATAACGAAGCTGTCGTACGTGCATACCGTACAGCTCTGGACAGTTATGCGGCTGATGCCGATGCGTATGCATTTTGTGAAGAATGGCTGGATGAGGTTCGTCAATTGCAAGACCCTGAACGGGAGTTGTCTTTCGGATTTTTCTATAAAGAACAGGTGTATTAA
- the cymR gene encoding cysteine metabolism transcriptional regulator CymR: MKISTKGRYGLTIMMELAARIGEGPTSLKSIAERNQLSEHYLEQLIAPLRNAGLVKSIRGAYGGYILAGDPATVTAGDVIRVLEGPISPVDFTEEDDPAKRDLWLRIRDSIAEVLDSTTLKDLITFQDQEQKDSYMFYI, encoded by the coding sequence TTGAAAATATCGACAAAAGGCCGTTATGGCCTCACAATCATGATGGAGCTGGCAGCCAGAATAGGCGAAGGCCCTACATCTTTGAAAAGTATTGCTGAGCGCAACCAGCTCTCGGAGCATTATCTGGAGCAATTGATTGCTCCCCTGCGTAATGCAGGACTGGTCAAAAGTATCCGTGGCGCCTACGGCGGTTACATTCTGGCAGGTGATCCTGCTACTGTAACGGCAGGGGATGTTATTCGTGTACTGGAAGGCCCAATCTCTCCAGTGGATTTCACAGAGGAAGATGATCCTGCGAAGCGCGACTTGTGGTTGCGTATCCGTGACAGCATTGCAGAAGTATTGGATTCAACAACGCTGAAGGATCTGATTACATTCCAGGATCAGGAACAAAAAGATTCCTACATGTTCTATATTTAA
- a CDS encoding DUF1292 domain-containing protein, protein MTEDQLGMEEESEIIYIADDEGNEEEFEVIMKFEVDGSEAKYMMVAPVEPEDGETDVYAFRYEEEGDDIKLFVIQDDAEWDIVEETFNTFLAEDEEEAN, encoded by the coding sequence ATGACTGAAGATCAACTGGGTATGGAAGAAGAATCGGAGATTATTTACATTGCGGATGACGAGGGTAATGAAGAGGAATTTGAAGTCATCATGAAATTCGAAGTGGACGGTTCGGAGGCCAAGTACATGATGGTTGCTCCGGTTGAACCCGAAGATGGAGAGACGGATGTCTATGCATTCCGTTATGAAGAAGAGGGCGACGACATTAAACTTTTCGTCATCCAAGATGATGCCGAATGGGATATCGTCGAGGAGACGTTTAATACATTTCTTGCAGAAGATGAAGAGGAAGCAAACTAA
- a CDS encoding peptidase U32 family protein: protein METVAVQRKFSGKRNRLDKPELLAPAGNLEKLKFAIHYGADAVYIGGQAYGLRSNADNFSFEEMREGVEFAKKYGAKVFVATNIYAHNEDIEGIQAYLQNLYDAGIAAIIVADPAIIEVAQRAVPGLEVHLSTQQSTLNWQAVKFWKDEGLPRVVLGRETSFEEIEEIKANVDIEIEAFIHGAMCSSFSGRCVLSNHFTDRDSNRGGCCQSCRWKYDLFEDAREDTVWVSEEEMQMQAPAPFKLGENQLPLFEEKDNSFSMGSKDLCMIGHIPELIDVGVDSFKIEGRMKSIHYVATVVNVYRQAIDSYMADPENYVLKPEWVEEMNKAANRPLNTGFFYDTPDHEDHIYEPEEKAVPYDFAGLVMDYDATTGMATIQQRNHFKPGQEIEFFGPGGTFFKQVVGELQDEEGNVLDAARHPLQRIKMKVDQPVSYFDMMRKKK from the coding sequence ATGGAAACAGTGGCGGTACAACGGAAGTTCTCGGGTAAACGTAACCGTCTGGACAAACCGGAGTTGCTTGCTCCGGCAGGCAATTTGGAAAAACTTAAATTTGCAATCCATTATGGTGCAGATGCTGTTTATATCGGTGGCCAGGCATACGGACTGCGTTCCAATGCGGATAACTTTAGCTTTGAAGAAATGCGCGAAGGTGTGGAATTTGCCAAAAAGTATGGTGCCAAGGTATTCGTGGCAACCAATATCTATGCACATAATGAAGATATCGAAGGAATTCAAGCGTATTTGCAAAACTTGTATGATGCAGGAATTGCAGCCATTATCGTAGCGGATCCAGCGATCATCGAGGTAGCTCAACGTGCGGTACCGGGTTTGGAAGTGCATTTGAGTACACAACAATCCACCCTGAACTGGCAAGCTGTGAAGTTCTGGAAGGATGAAGGTCTTCCGCGCGTTGTTCTCGGTCGTGAGACAAGCTTTGAGGAAATTGAAGAAATCAAGGCCAACGTGGATATCGAGATCGAAGCGTTTATTCATGGAGCCATGTGTTCGTCTTTTTCTGGACGCTGTGTGTTGTCCAACCACTTTACGGACCGGGATTCCAACCGGGGTGGCTGCTGCCAATCCTGCCGCTGGAAGTATGATCTGTTTGAAGATGCCCGGGAAGATACCGTGTGGGTTAGCGAAGAAGAAATGCAAATGCAGGCACCTGCACCATTCAAATTGGGAGAGAATCAGTTGCCTCTGTTCGAGGAGAAGGATAATTCCTTTTCTATGGGTTCCAAGGATCTGTGCATGATTGGTCATATCCCGGAACTGATTGATGTGGGTGTGGACAGTTTTAAAATTGAAGGACGCATGAAGTCGATTCACTATGTGGCTACCGTGGTTAACGTATATCGTCAAGCGATCGATTCTTATATGGCTGACCCGGAGAACTATGTATTGAAGCCTGAGTGGGTAGAGGAAATGAACAAAGCAGCGAATCGTCCGCTCAATACCGGATTTTTCTATGATACACCGGACCATGAGGATCATATCTATGAGCCGGAAGAAAAAGCGGTACCTTATGACTTTGCCGGATTGGTTATGGATTATGATGCGACTACAGGAATGGCGACGATTCAGCAGCGTAATCATTTCAAACCAGGACAGGAAATCGAGTTTTTCGGTCCGGGAGGTACTTTTTTTAAACAGGTGGTTGGGGAATTGCAGGATGAAGAAGGCAACGTACTCGATGCAGCCCGTCACCCGCTACAGCGCATCAAAATGAAGGTGGATCAACCGGTTTCCTACTTCGATATGATGAGAAAAAAGAAATAG
- a CDS encoding IreB family regulatory phosphoprotein: MDSMDKTVKFNVKADEQEASSKEILLTVYDALVDKEYNPINQIVGYLISGDPAYIPRHNNARSLVRKKERDELIEELVRSYLANHR; encoded by the coding sequence ATGGACTCCATGGATAAGACGGTTAAATTTAATGTGAAAGCTGACGAGCAGGAAGCATCCTCCAAAGAGATTCTTCTCACGGTATATGATGCACTGGTGGATAAGGAGTATAATCCTATTAACCAGATTGTCGGGTATCTGATTTCTGGAGACCCCGCATACATCCCTCGTCACAACAATGCACGCAGTCTGGTCCGTAAAAAAGAGCGCGATGAGCTGATTGAAGAGCTTGTTCGTTCTTATCTGGCCAATCACCGGTAA